A DNA window from Solanum lycopersicum chromosome 3, SLM_r2.1 contains the following coding sequences:
- the LOC138347630 gene encoding uncharacterized protein, producing the protein MADRLRDFTRMNPSIFTRAKTSENPQEFIDELNKIFVAMGATDIEKAELASYQLKDVAQTWCKMWQDSRVLGEVPVTWELFKITFLERFFPREMKEAKVEKFINLKQGSMTVREYSLKFVKLSRYDTSLVFNSRDEMSRFLTGIAEDLEEECRAAMLHDNMDLSILMVHVQQVEESRKRKQTRVGNKSRQADENFSRKSSTEIRDKPRFKKGLSHQGESNSFKGRHDRNSEFRVKRNNEVDTPHERPPCRKCGRLHGGECIMGTNACYSCGKPGHMVKDCPIRRSLEQGKERVQYNGPSEEAPRRQRFFALKSRGAEEDTSSEVTCE; encoded by the coding sequence ATGGCTGACAGACTGCGagatttcacgaggatgaatccttcaATTTTCACAAGGGCTAAGACTTCTGAAAATCCTCAGGAATTTATAGACGAGTTGAATAAGATCTTTGTGGCCATGGGGGccactgatattgagaaggctgagctggcttcctaccagctcaaagatgttgcacagacttggtgcaaaatGTGGCAAGATAGTCGTGTTTTAGGTGAAGTGCCAGTCACATGGGAGCTGTTCAAGATAACATTTTTGGAAAGGTTTTTCCCTAGAGAGATGAAGGAGGCCAAGGTTgagaagttcatcaaccttaaacaagGATCTATGACGGTCAGGGAGTACtccctgaagtttgtgaaaCTATCAAGGTATGACACTTCTCTTGTGTTTAACAGCAGAGACGAGATGAGTAGATTCTTGACTGGAATTGCTGAAGATCTTGAAGAGGAGTGTAGGGCAGCTATGCTGCATGACAACATGGACCTTTCCATACTTATGGTCCATGTTCAGCAAGTGGAGGAAAGCAGAAAGAGGAAACAAACTAGGGTAGGGAACAAGTCAAGGCAAGCTGAtgagaatttttcaaggaagagtagtactGAAATCAGGGATAAGCCCAGGTTTAAGAAGGGACTCTCCCACCAAGGGGAGTCAAATTCATTCAAGGGTCGCCATGATAGGAATTCTGAGTTcagagttaagagaaacaatgaagtagatacacctcaTGAGAGACCACCTTGCAGGAAGTGTGGCAGACTACATGGAGGAGAGTGTATAATGGGCACTAACGCTTGTTACAGTTGTGGCAAGCCAGGTCACATGGTGAAGGATTGTCCGATTAGGAGAAGTCTAGAACAAGGGAAGGAGAGAGTTCAGTAtaatggtccaagtgaagaggctccaaggaggcaacgattcttcgcactcaagtctaggggtgcaGAGGAAGACACTTCAAGTGAAGTCACATGTGAGTAG